CAGTGTCCCTGCGCCTTACATGGCGGGCTTCACTATCCCTCCTGAAATAATAAGTTTCACGCCGTCTTCGACGGATATATTCAGCTCCGTTACGTCTTCTCTGGGCGCCAGTATGAGAAAACCCGTCAACGGACTCGGCGTGGTGGCTATAAATACATGCAGCAGATCGCGCCCGGTCTTATCATTGGCCTCCTTAAAACTCTCATTCGTTATAAAACCTACCGACCAGATCCCTTTCGACGGATACTGCACCAATACCACTTTTTTAAACGCCGGACTGTCCTTCGAGATGAAAGAGTCTACTATCTGCTTTGCCGCGGGGTAAATGTTGCGAATGAACGGAAACTTCAAGAACCAGCTTTCGAGCGCGCGTATTATCCTTTTGCCGAAGAAGTTGGCCGCGGTAAAGCCCACGGCGAAGACTATCAGGATGCTTATTATGATACCTACTCCGGGTATGGCGAAGCCCAGATACTGTTTTATGTAAAAATTAACCACCTTACCGAATATTCCGTCTATAAAACGGAAGATTATGAAAAGGAAATAGAGCGTGATGAATACCGGCAATGTTATCAGAAACCCTGTCGCGAGATAATGCCTTATCCTCATAATGACCTTTCTTTTATTTAAATAATTTAACCAATGGAGATACTATCATCGGGATCAGAAGCAAAGCGGTAAGCGTTATAAGTATTACGGTAGTTCCCCACCCAATCACGTTTTGAAACTTATTGTTCGTGTATTCACCCATCAGCCTCTTATTATTTACCATGAGTATCATGGATATAAGCACCACCGGCAATAACATCGCGTTTAATACCTGCGACCATATTGTGATAGCTATAAGCGGCGCGTTGGGCATCAATATGATCAGGCATGAGATCACTATGATAAAAGCGAAAAGAGTATAGAATTGCGGTGCTTCCTTCAGGCTCTTATTTATGCCTGCTTCGAAACCGAATGCTTCGCAGACATAGAATGCGGTAGCGAGCGGAAGGATGGTCGCCGAAAAGACCGACGCCACAAAGAGCCCGAACGCGAATAACTCCGAAGCGAACGCCCCGGCAAAAGGTTTAAGCGAAATAGCGGCGTCCTTTGCCTCATTTATCACCACGCCGTTCACATGCAGCGTGGCGGCGCAAGCGACTATTATAAAAAATGCCACAACCACAGTGGCGGTACAGCCTATTATGACATCCCATACGACAAATTTGTATTCCTCTATCTTGAGGCCTTTCTCCATGACGGCGGACTGCATATAAAATTGCATCCATGGAGCTATCGTCGTGCCTATCACGCCCAGTACCAGACTTAAATATTCCTTATTGAAGCTTACGGTGGGCCTCGCAAAGCTTGTGGCTATCTGCCCCCAATTCGGCTTAGCAAGAACGGCGGATATGATATATGATAAGAGGCAGAAACTGAAGAATAAAAATATTCTTTCGGATATCTTATAATTTCCCTTAACTACAAGTATCCACACTCCTATCGCGACTAAAGGAACGGAGATATATTTGCTCACGCCGAATACCATCATGCTGCCTGCCACGCCGGCAAACTCCGTAGCCGTATTTCCTATATCGGCAATTATCAGGCCTACGAATATAAAAAATGTGATCTTGACCCCGAAGTTTTCTCTTATCAGGTCGGCCAGGCCCTTTCCTGTGACAATACCCATCCTGGCGTTCATCTCCTGCACGACCATCAACGCTAT
The genomic region above belongs to Candidatus Omnitrophota bacterium and contains:
- a CDS encoding DUF502 domain-containing protein, translating into MRIRHYLATGFLITLPVFITLYFLFIIFRFIDGIFGKVVNFYIKQYLGFAIPGVGIIISILIVFAVGFTAANFFGKRIIRALESWFLKFPFIRNIYPAAKQIVDSFISKDSPAFKKVVLVQYPSKGIWSVGFITNESFKEANDKTGRDLLHVFIATTPSPLTGFLILAPREDVTELNISVEDGVKLIISGGIVKPAM
- a CDS encoding Nramp family divalent metal transporter; translation: MALFAAILGPGIITGSVDNDAGGITTYSVAGAMYGYNLLWTLIPSFIALMVVQEMNARMGIVTGKGLADLIRENFGVKITFFIFVGLIIADIGNTATEFAGVAGSMMVFGVSKYISVPLVAIGVWILVVKGNYKISERIFLFFSFCLLSYIISAVLAKPNWGQIATSFARPTVSFNKEYLSLVLGVIGTTIAPWMQFYMQSAVMEKGLKIEEYKFVVWDVIIGCTATVVVAFFIIVACAATLHVNGVVINEAKDAAISLKPFAGAFASELFAFGLFVASVFSATILPLATAFYVCEAFGFEAGINKSLKEAPQFYTLFAFIIVISCLIILMPNAPLIAITIWSQVLNAMLLPVVLISMILMVNNKRLMGEYTNNKFQNVIGWGTTVILITLTALLLIPMIVSPLVKLFK